In one Microbacterium invictum genomic region, the following are encoded:
- a CDS encoding carbonic anhydrase codes for MKRGNARFVAGAPRHPRQDAERRNEVAAGQRPRAALFGCADSRLAAEIIFDKGLGDLFVVRNAGQVVSDSVIGSLEYAVAVLGVPLIIVLAHDECGAVRAAIDSVRPDAPALPPHIWRLIAPIVPAVQRVVRADPASSSIDGEAVGREHLRDTVGDILQTSELISDAVAEGRLAVIGANYRLAEGVAVPEIIVGAVSDDLTTSAA; via the coding sequence ATGAAGCGCGGCAACGCACGCTTCGTCGCGGGAGCACCGCGTCACCCCCGCCAGGACGCGGAGCGTCGCAACGAGGTCGCTGCCGGTCAGCGTCCGCGGGCCGCGCTCTTCGGGTGCGCCGACTCGCGGCTGGCCGCCGAGATCATCTTCGACAAGGGACTCGGCGACCTGTTCGTCGTCCGCAACGCCGGACAGGTCGTCTCGGACTCGGTCATCGGCAGCCTCGAGTACGCCGTCGCCGTCCTCGGCGTGCCGCTGATCATCGTCCTCGCGCACGACGAATGCGGTGCGGTCCGAGCCGCGATCGACTCCGTGCGCCCCGATGCGCCCGCCCTGCCCCCGCACATCTGGCGGTTGATCGCCCCGATCGTCCCGGCCGTGCAGCGGGTCGTGCGCGCCGATCCGGCCTCGAGCAGCATCGACGGCGAAGCCGTCGGACGCGAGCACCTGCGCGACACCGTCGGCGACATCCTGCAGACCTCGGAACTGATCAGCGACGCCGTCGCCGAGGGCCGCCTGGCGGTCATCGGCGCGAACTATCGCCTCGCCGAAGGCGTGGCCGTCCCCGAGATCATCGTGGGCGCCGTTTCGGACGACCTCACCACCTCGGCGGCCTGA